A stretch of the Nitrospinota bacterium genome encodes the following:
- a CDS encoding bifunctional precorrin-2 dehydrogenase/sirohydrochlorin ferrochelatase, protein MPRFYPMMLDLLGKRCVVVGGGEVAARKAESLAECGAKVTVIAPAIDPSLKPLIDGGAVTHFPRSYGAGDLQGAALAIASTDNEAVNRSVYADANALGIPVNVVDVPELCTFIVPAVVEQGDLTIAISTSGKSPAMAKRIRKEMEGHFGPEYGVMLRLLGEVRQLAQAREKDIDRRMKLMTAIVNSDLLERLRGGARPAAEEVYKEFAK, encoded by the coding sequence GTGCCCCGCTTCTATCCGATGATGCTCGACCTGCTGGGGAAGCGTTGCGTGGTGGTGGGCGGCGGCGAGGTTGCCGCCCGCAAGGCGGAATCGCTGGCGGAATGCGGCGCGAAGGTGACCGTGATCGCCCCCGCGATAGACCCCTCGCTGAAGCCGCTCATCGACGGCGGCGCGGTAACGCACTTTCCCCGCAGCTACGGCGCGGGCGACCTTCAGGGGGCGGCGCTCGCCATCGCCAGCACCGACAACGAGGCGGTGAACCGTTCCGTATACGCCGATGCGAATGCGCTGGGCATTCCGGTGAACGTGGTGGACGTGCCGGAGCTTTGCACGTTCATCGTGCCGGCGGTTGTGGAACAGGGGGACCTGACCATCGCCATTTCCACCTCCGGCAAAAGCCCCGCGATGGCCAAGCGCATCCGCAAGGAGATGGAAGGGCACTTCGGCCCGGAATATGGCGTGATGCTCCGGCTGCTCGGCGAGGTGCGGCAACTGGCGCAGGCGCGGGAAAAGGATATCGACCGCCGGATGAAACTGATGACGGCGATTGTGAACAGCGACCTTCTTGAACGGCTGCGCGGCGGCGCGCGTCCCGCGGCGGAAGAGGTATATAAGGAATTCGCCAAATGA
- the nrdR gene encoding transcriptional repressor NrdR, producing MKGPFCGNTENKVVDSRVSKEGDIIRRRRECDKCGDRFTTHERIEEMLPLIIKKDGRREEFDREKIRKGLDKAFEKRQVSVEQKEAIIDRVTKRLRDLGEKEIKSAIIGQAIMDELKNTDEVAYVRFASVYRSFRDVNEFMAELNKLLGEKK from the coding sequence ATGAAAGGTCCGTTTTGCGGTAACACCGAAAACAAGGTGGTCGACTCGCGCGTGAGCAAGGAAGGCGATATCATCCGCCGTCGCCGCGAGTGCGACAAGTGCGGCGACCGCTTCACCACCCACGAACGCATCGAAGAGATGCTGCCGCTCATCATCAAAAAAGACGGCCGCCGCGAGGAGTTCGACCGCGAGAAGATACGCAAGGGGCTGGACAAGGCGTTTGAAAAGCGGCAGGTAAGCGTGGAACAGAAGGAAGCGATCATCGACCGCGTGACCAAGCGGCTGCGTGACCTGGGCGAAAAAGAAATCAAAAGCGCCATCATCGGGCAGGCGATCATGGACGAGCTGAAAAACACCGACGAAGTGGCTTATGTGCGTTTCGCCTCGGTCTACCGCTCGTTCCGCGACGTTAACGAATTCATGGCGGAACTCAACAAGCTGCTGGGGGAGAAGAAATAG
- a CDS encoding serine hydroxymethyltransferase, with product MSELAKTDPEIFKAIQDETGRQAHTLEMIASENFVSEAVLEAQGSVLTNKYAEGYPGRRYYGGCEFVDVAEQLAIDRAKQLFGVDHANVQPHSGSQANTAIFLAALKPGDTILGMNLSHGGHLTHGHPLNISGRLYKIAAYGVNRDTEQVDYGDLLKLAKEHRPKLIIAGWSAYPRVLDFAAFRRVADEVGAMLMTDMAHFAGLVAAGLHPSPVPHSDFVTTTTHKTLRGPRGGMSMCRAQYAKELDTAVFPGIQGGPLMHVIAAKAVAFKEALQPSFKAYQRQILKNAKALGEELTAHGFRLVSGGTDVHLVLVDLRPKKITGKAAQHALEEAGITVNKNTIPFDPEKPMVTSGVRIGTPALTTRGMKEGEMRQIAKWIGETLDAPDNAAVAAGVRKKVEALSREFPLYANRL from the coding sequence ATGTCCGAACTCGCCAAGACCGACCCGGAAATTTTTAAGGCCATCCAAGATGAAACCGGCCGCCAGGCGCACACGCTGGAGATGATCGCCAGCGAGAATTTCGTCTCCGAGGCGGTGCTGGAGGCGCAAGGCTCGGTGCTCACCAACAAGTACGCCGAGGGGTATCCCGGCAGGCGTTATTACGGCGGCTGCGAGTTTGTCGACGTGGCGGAGCAGCTTGCCATTGACCGCGCCAAGCAGCTCTTCGGCGTCGACCATGCCAACGTGCAGCCGCACTCCGGCTCGCAGGCCAACACCGCCATCTTCCTCGCCGCGCTCAAGCCGGGCGACACCATTCTGGGGATGAACCTCTCGCACGGCGGCCACCTCACGCACGGCCACCCGCTCAACATATCGGGCCGCCTCTACAAGATCGCCGCTTACGGCGTGAACCGCGACACCGAGCAGGTTGACTACGGCGATCTGCTGAAGCTGGCGAAAGAGCACCGCCCGAAGCTCATCATCGCCGGGTGGAGCGCCTATCCGCGCGTACTCGATTTCGCCGCTTTCCGCCGCGTGGCGGACGAGGTGGGGGCGATGTTGATGACCGACATGGCGCACTTCGCCGGCCTCGTGGCGGCGGGGCTGCATCCCAGCCCGGTGCCGCACTCCGATTTTGTCACCACCACCACGCATAAGACGCTGCGCGGTCCGCGCGGCGGCATGAGCATGTGCCGCGCGCAATACGCCAAGGAGCTTGATACCGCCGTGTTCCCCGGCATACAGGGGGGGCCGCTCATGCACGTCATCGCGGCAAAGGCGGTCGCGTTTAAGGAGGCGCTCCAGCCGTCCTTCAAGGCGTATCAGCGGCAGATACTGAAAAACGCAAAGGCGTTGGGCGAGGAACTGACCGCGCATGGCTTCCGCCTCGTGTCGGGCGGCACCGATGTCCATCTGGTGCTGGTCGACCTCCGGCCGAAAAAGATCACCGGCAAGGCGGCGCAGCACGCTTTGGAAGAAGCGGGCATCACCGTGAACAAGAACACGATCCCGTTCGATCCCGAAAAGCCGATGGTCACCAGCGGCGTCCGGATCGGCACCCCCGCGCTCACCACCCGCGGCATGAAGGAAGGGGAGATGCGGCAGATCGCCAAATGGATCGGCGAGACGCTGGACGCGCCGGACAACGCCGCCGTCGCCGCCGGCGTGCGCAAAAAGGTGGAAGCGCTTTCCAGGGAGTTCCCGCTCTACGCCAACCGGCTGTAA
- the rpiB gene encoding ribose 5-phosphate isomerase B has protein sequence MSNGRIAVACDHGGVGMKKYVIDLLEKQGYEVDDLGTNSTDSVDYPDYGHVVAERIAAGKNQRAVLICGTGIGMSITANRHQGVRAALCNDIYSARMSRLHNDSNVLVIGGRVIGPALAEEIVMTWLTTDFEGGRHIRRLEKIDTAHVESVVKKVVTHYLDKHHEVDSKAIEKMIHDSVNQILNNKKEDNNK, from the coding sequence ATTAGCAACGGAAGAATCGCCGTCGCCTGCGATCATGGCGGGGTCGGAATGAAAAAATATGTCATCGATCTCCTGGAAAAACAGGGTTACGAAGTGGACGATCTCGGCACCAATTCCACCGATTCGGTGGATTACCCGGACTATGGCCATGTGGTGGCCGAGCGGATAGCGGCGGGCAAAAATCAGCGCGCTGTGCTTATCTGCGGCACCGGCATCGGCATGAGCATCACCGCCAACCGCCACCAAGGGGTTCGCGCCGCGCTGTGCAACGATATCTACTCGGCCCGGATGAGCCGCCTGCACAACGATTCCAACGTGCTGGTTATCGGCGGGCGCGTCATCGGGCCGGCGCTGGCGGAAGAGATCGTGATGACTTGGCTCACCACCGATTTCGAGGGGGGGCGGCACATCCGCCGCCTGGAAAAAATCGACACGGCCCACGTGGAGAGCGTGGTGAAAAAAGTGGTGACGCATTACCTCGACAAGCACCACGAAGTGGACAGCAAGGCCATAGAAAAGATGATCCACGATTCGGTGAACCAGATATTGAACAATAAAAAAGAAGATAACAACAAGTAA